The genomic stretch TGTCCAATGAATTTGTTACCTCCTATGGTGCCATGATTAGTGGAGAGCCATCCTATTTTTCCATACAGGCATTAGAGGATTCGGCAGTCATTGAAATACCATATGCTGTGCTGCAAGAGCTGTCGGATCGAAGCCATGAGTGGGAAAGGTTTGTTCGCAAAAGTGTGGAACAGCTCTATTTGAAGAAAGAAGAGCGTGAGCGCGAACTGCTCTTTTTAAGCGCAGCAGAGCGGCTAGAAGCTTTTAGAAAGAAGTACCCTGATCTGGAGCTGCGAATACCCCAGTATCAAATTGCTTCCTATTTAGGGATAAGCCCCGTCTCGCTAAGCCGCATCATCAATCAGAAAAGAAATTAACATACGTTAATGAGCGGACCCGTTCCTCTAAGCTACAATAAGCAGAGTGAAGGGGGAGAAGCAGCAATGAGGCTGAAGGGACACACGGTTATGATTACAGGCGGCGCATCTGGAATAGGGTTTGCGATAGCAAAGAAGCTGGCTCAAATGAACAATAAGGTCATTATCGTTGGACGGGATCAAGGGAAGCTTGAGGCAGCCCGTGCGGAGGTTCCTGAATTGGTGACGCTCTCCTATGATATTAGCTTAGAGGCCGAGCGTGTAGCTCTAGCGTCCTTGCTGGCAGAGCGATATCCTGATTTAACGATGTTAATTAATAATGCCGGCATTCAATATCAGTGCAGGTTCGATGTTGATCCTCCTTCTGTACAGGAGATTCATCAAGAAATGGAGACCAACTTTATCGCAGCCGTTCGGCTGAGCTCGTTGCTTATTCCTCTTCTGCAAAATAAACCGGAGGCCGCCATTATTAATATTTCGTCTGGGCTAGCCATTGCTCCGAAGGCAGGAGCACCCATATATTGCGCTTCGAAGGCAGCCTTATCGAGCTTTACAAGGTCGCTTAGGTACCAGTTGGAGCATACTCCGATTCAGGTGTTCGAGGTTTTGGCTCCTCTTGTTGATACGAGCATGACGCAGGGGAGAGGCCGAGGGAAAATGAGTACTGCGGCATTTGCCGAGGAATGTGTTGCAGGCTTGGCTCGAAATCGAGTTGTTTTGCGGATTGGCAAGACGAAGCTGCTATATTTACTTCATCGGATTGCTCCGAGTGTGGCGTATCGAATGTTGAAGAACGGGTAGTGAGGAATCAAATAGTATTAAAAAAACGCTTCCGACAAGCGTCTCATAAGAGACTGCTTAGTCGGAAGCGTTTTTTTGCTGCAGCTGTGCTTGGCAAGGCGCTATGCTATTCCTTTGGTATTTTCAGCACTGTGCCTGCCTTCACATTATCAATATCGACGATATGATTGTAGTCCGCAATGAATAGGGCATATTTATTAGAGCCAAA from Paenibacillus sp. FSL H8-0548 encodes the following:
- a CDS encoding Crp/Fnr family transcriptional regulator, translating into MSEHKEQYECIQRLRHAPAVSDSGWELFIHRTERKQVKRGAYLVNAGERVSYAYFCITGLFRLFYTLEDGKEFIKSFSLSNEFVTSYGAMISGEPSYFSIQALEDSAVIEIPYAVLQELSDRSHEWERFVRKSVEQLYLKKEERERELLFLSAAERLEAFRKKYPDLELRIPQYQIASYLGISPVSLSRIINQKRN
- a CDS encoding SDR family NAD(P)-dependent oxidoreductase, whose amino-acid sequence is MRLKGHTVMITGGASGIGFAIAKKLAQMNNKVIIVGRDQGKLEAARAEVPELVTLSYDISLEAERVALASLLAERYPDLTMLINNAGIQYQCRFDVDPPSVQEIHQEMETNFIAAVRLSSLLIPLLQNKPEAAIINISSGLAIAPKAGAPIYCASKAALSSFTRSLRYQLEHTPIQVFEVLAPLVDTSMTQGRGRGKMSTAAFAEECVAGLARNRVVLRIGKTKLLYLLHRIAPSVAYRMLKNG